In Streptomyces dangxiongensis, one DNA window encodes the following:
- a CDS encoding organic hydroperoxide resistance protein: MPITQSDVLYTAVATAENGRDGRVATDDGALDVVVNPPEVMGGDGAGTNPEQLFAAGYSACFQGALGVVARQEGVDVSGSTVTAKVGIGKNEDGFGIIMEISASIPNADGATARALVEKAHQVCPYSKATRGNITVTLA, translated from the coding sequence ATGCCCATCACGCAGTCAGACGTCCTGTACACGGCCGTCGCCACCGCCGAGAACGGCCGCGACGGGCGGGTCGCCACCGACGACGGCGCGCTCGACGTCGTCGTGAACCCGCCCGAGGTGATGGGCGGCGACGGCGCCGGCACCAACCCCGAGCAACTGTTCGCCGCGGGGTACAGCGCCTGCTTCCAGGGGGCGCTCGGTGTCGTCGCACGGCAGGAGGGCGTGGACGTGTCCGGGTCCACCGTCACCGCGAAGGTCGGTATCGGCAAGAACGAGGACGGGTTCGGGATCATCATGGAGATCTCGGCGAGCATTCCGAACGCCGACGGGGCGACCGCGCGGGCGCTGGTCGAGAAGGCTCACCAGGTGTGCCCCTACTCGAAGGCTACGCGCGGCAACATCACCGTGACGCTGGCCTGA
- a CDS encoding EI24 domain-containing protein translates to MRDLGVGFGYLLKGQRWVARHGRQYGFGLLPGLITLVLYAAALVALAVWGESAVTWATPFADDWSSPWQGLFRGFLTAVLFALGLLLAVLTFTAVTLLVGQPFYENLSEKADADVSPDGTAPRSDLPLWRELWISARDSLRVLVRAALWGVLLFALGFLPFVGQAVVPVLGFFVTGFFLTEELAAVALQRRGVDLRARLALLRSRKTLVWGFGTPLGLAFLVPFVAVFLMPGAVAGATFLARDLLGEESAAGDSAASAAQPDREDVPQ, encoded by the coding sequence ATGCGCGATCTCGGGGTGGGTTTCGGTTATCTGCTGAAGGGCCAGCGGTGGGTGGCCCGGCACGGGCGGCAGTACGGCTTCGGGTTGCTGCCCGGACTGATCACGCTGGTGCTGTACGCCGCAGCGCTGGTCGCGCTCGCCGTGTGGGGCGAGAGCGCCGTCACCTGGGCGACCCCGTTCGCGGACGACTGGTCCAGCCCCTGGCAGGGCCTGTTCCGCGGCTTTCTGACCGCCGTCCTGTTCGCCCTCGGCCTGCTGCTGGCCGTGCTGACGTTCACGGCCGTCACCCTGCTGGTCGGCCAGCCCTTCTACGAGAACCTCTCGGAGAAGGCCGACGCCGACGTCTCGCCCGACGGCACCGCGCCCCGCTCCGACCTTCCGCTCTGGCGCGAGCTGTGGATCTCCGCCCGTGACAGCCTGCGCGTCCTGGTCCGCGCCGCCCTGTGGGGCGTGCTGCTCTTCGCCCTCGGTTTCCTGCCGTTCGTCGGGCAGGCGGTCGTCCCCGTGCTCGGCTTCTTCGTCACCGGTTTCTTCCTCACCGAGGAACTCGCCGCCGTGGCGCTCCAGCGCCGGGGCGTCGACCTGCGCGCCCGCCTCGCCCTGCTCCGCTCCCGCAAGACGCTGGTCTGGGGCTTCGGCACCCCTCTGGGCCTGGCCTTCCTGGTTCCGTTCGTCGCGGTGTTCCTGATGCCGGGCGCGGTGGCCGGCGCCACGTTCCTCGCCC
- a CDS encoding SCO2400 family protein: MNFCHPCQRHLNGALACPGCGTPATYAQTPTPVYEAYTYTPAEHTPRPAEAVGGHPYGESSPGGGPAEAAGGDPYGDSQSGGGAVEAVGGYPYGESERTDQPAEAVEGVATAEGDIAPTGRRARGRAEDSRRDRKAAAHRRRRRRTALVAAGFVLAAGGLSLAELGTDMPFSPFTGDKPAPAGEAAADGGTSPAAAARTADPLDAVSAATPGRAGLRVRGCGLRVGLEVPSGEGFRLPVGSGDRQARAVGHDAFRYGRCGRPRTTGRHRAHHHPDDGHPHTTTAPTPTPTPTPTRTCDRFLWWCT, translated from the coding sequence ATGAACTTCTGTCACCCGTGCCAACGGCACCTCAACGGCGCCCTGGCCTGCCCCGGGTGCGGAACACCGGCCACGTACGCGCAGACGCCGACGCCGGTGTACGAGGCATACACGTACACCCCCGCGGAACACACACCCCGCCCCGCCGAAGCCGTCGGGGGACACCCGTACGGGGAGTCGTCGCCCGGGGGCGGGCCCGCCGAAGCCGCCGGGGGAGACCCGTACGGGGACTCGCAGTCCGGGGGCGGAGCCGTCGAAGCCGTCGGGGGGTATCCGTACGGCGAGTCGGAGCGCACGGATCAGCCCGCGGAAGCCGTCGAGGGTGTGGCGACCGCCGAGGGTGACATCGCGCCCACGGGCAGGCGGGCCCGTGGCCGGGCCGAGGACAGCCGACGGGACCGCAAGGCCGCCGCGCACCGCCGCCGGCGTCGCCGTACGGCCCTGGTCGCCGCCGGGTTCGTCCTCGCGGCGGGTGGACTCAGCCTCGCCGAACTGGGCACGGACATGCCCTTCTCGCCGTTCACCGGGGACAAGCCGGCCCCGGCCGGGGAGGCGGCGGCGGACGGCGGTACCTCCCCGGCGGCAGCGGCCCGCACGGCAGACCCGCTGGACGCCGTCTCCGCTGCGACCCCGGGGCGCGCGGGGCTCCGCGTCCGCGGCTGCGGCCTCCGCGTCGGCCTCGAAGTCCCCTCGGGAGAAGGATTCCGCCTCCCCGTCGGCTCAGGAGACCGACAAGCCCGAGCAGTCGGCCACGACGCCTTCCGGTACGGCCGCTGCGGACGACCCCGCACCACCGGCCGCCACCGAGCCCACCACCACCCCGACGACGGCCACCCCCACACGACCACCGCCCCCACCCCGACCCCGACCCCGACCCCCACCAGAACCTGCGACCGCTTCCTCTGGTGGTGCACCTGA
- a CDS encoding MarR family winged helix-turn-helix transcriptional regulator, with product MSTPSKSPRPDALTLEVVELIGDVVARFYEDYEKAAGEHALTGPQARLLSLLSLEPLPMRKLAQKLKCEPSNVTGIVDRLEARGLAERRPDPADRRVKVAAATEEGRRVAQDLREGLHFAREPLAGLSDEQRRSLRDLLRRMLDD from the coding sequence ATGTCCACCCCATCGAAGTCCCCCCGCCCCGACGCGCTCACCCTGGAGGTCGTCGAGCTGATCGGGGACGTCGTGGCCCGCTTCTACGAGGACTACGAGAAGGCGGCGGGCGAACACGCGCTGACCGGCCCGCAGGCCCGCCTCCTCAGCCTGCTCTCGCTGGAGCCGCTGCCCATGCGCAAGCTGGCGCAGAAGCTGAAGTGCGAGCCGTCGAACGTGACCGGGATCGTGGACCGCCTGGAGGCCCGCGGGCTGGCGGAGCGCCGCCCCGACCCGGCCGACCGCCGGGTGAAGGTGGCCGCCGCCACCGAGGAGGGCCGGCGCGTGGCCCAGGATCTCCGCGAGGGCCTGCACTTCGCCCGCGAACCCCTCGCCGGCCTGTCCGACGAGCAGCGCCGCTCCCTGCGGGACCTGCTCCGCCGCATGCTCGACGACTGA